From one Anabas testudineus chromosome 18, fAnaTes1.2, whole genome shotgun sequence genomic stretch:
- the LOC113168383 gene encoding V-set and immunoglobulin domain-containing protein 1-like — translation MAQRRFASVLLLSFCFLVSATEVPQSITVEPGHDVILPCTFSSRSPVMVTEWTRRGLEPNYVFMYRDGQYDPDQQYPSFKNRVEMKDKQMKNGDLSLILKNVTTDDAGTYECHVFQPERNREKRATFDTEPIKIINLTVEPGQSGNVGLAVGLSAAVVLIVAVAGGFVIYRKRQISKQNSNQDSAVEAVELQLMQHV, via the exons ATGGCTCAGAGGAGATTTGCCTCAGTTCTCCTGCTCTCCTTCTGCTTCCTGGTTTCTGCCACTGAAG tcCCACAGTCCATCACAGTTGAGCCTGGACATGACGTCATTCTGCCGTGTACCTTTTCCAGCAGGAGCCCAGTCATGGTGACAGAGTGGACCAGACGGGGCCTGGAACCAAATTATGTCTTCATGTACCGTGATGGTCAGTATGATCCAGACCAACAGTATCCGTCTTTTAAGAACCGGGTGGagatgaaagacaaacagatgaagAATGGGGACCTGTCTttgattctgaagaacgtcaCGACGGATGACGCTGGGACATACGAGTGTCACGTCTTCCAGCCAGAAAGAAACCGCGAGAAGAGAGCGACCTTTGACACTGAACCCATCAAGAtcatcaacctgacagttgaaccag gacAATCTGGGAATGTCGGTCTAGCAGTCggtctgtcagctgctgtggttCTCATCGTCGCTGTCGCTGGTGGTTTTGTGAtctacagaaaaagacaaatctcAAAGCAGAATTCAAACCAAGACTCAGCTGTAGAAGCAgttgagctgcagctgatgCAGCATGTCTAA
- the LOC113168694 gene encoding Fc receptor-like protein 5, translating to MRQTSPQWLLLLTFLPQFCKTKQVHLTVSPSSSQFFKDESVSLSCEEDDNSAGWTLRRNTTRDTRSDCGDGWGEPAGSSCNISVIIPLDSGVYWCESREGSTSSIINITVSGGSVILQSPVLPVMEGHDVTLHCQTKSPPSKLPADFYKDGSLIRTEPTGHMTIHHVTKSDEGLYKCHISSHGESPPSWISVTGKTTTTPLSTVAAPTSTQPATPTSSTQPPASTSLQLVFRLVLHLVVFCPYFISTLLMVSLYRHRPTENHLSVSMVMTSPLKAEQGLDDDYDDVTTEHHF from the exons ATGAGACAAACATCTCCTCAGTGGCTGCTGT TGTTGACTTTTCTGCCGCAGTTCTGCAAAACGAAGCAAG TtcatctgactgtgagtcccagcagcTCCCAGTTCTTTAAAGAtgagtctgtctctctgagctgtgaggaggacgacaactctgctggatggacactgaggaggaacacaaccagagATACCAGGAGTGACTGTGGAGATGGGTGGGGAGAACCAGCTGGTTCTTCTTGTAACATCAGTGTTATAATCCCActggacagtggagtttactggtgtgagtccagagagggatcaaccagtagcatcatcaacatcactgtctctg gtggatcagtgatcctgcagagtcctgtcctccctgtgatggagggacatgatgtcactctgcactgtcaaacaaagagccctccctccaagctcccagctgatttctacaaagatggctccctcatcaggactgagcctacaggtcacatgaccatccaccatgttaccaagtctgatgaaggcctctacaagtgtcacatcagcagtcatggagagtctccacccagctggatctccgtcacag GTAAAACTACGACAACACCCTTGTCAACTGTTGCAGCCCCAACCTCTACACAACCAGCAACTCCTACCTCTTCAACCCAGCCTcctgcctccacctccctccagcttgtgttcagactggtcctccacctggtggtgttctgtccgtacttcatctccactctcctcatggtgtctttatatcgacacagacccacag AAAATCACCTGTCTGTATCCATGGTGATGACCTCACCCCTCAAGGCTGAGCAGGGATTGGATGATGACTACGATGATGTCACCACAGAGCATCACTTCTGA